One genomic window of Lytechinus variegatus isolate NC3 chromosome 1, Lvar_3.0, whole genome shotgun sequence includes the following:
- the LOC121408800 gene encoding sodium- and chloride-dependent glycine transporter 1-like isoform X2, with translation MTHNGQAMNGTPGKTNALDGGASPDPLIEKPNLKNGPDGKYVSLNDVSAGQDIEPYDNEDDQARGKWGSKVDFLLSCVSYAVGIGNVWRFPFLCFKNGGGAFLIPYILMLVLAGLPLFLLEMSFGQFTSVGCLGIWKICPMFKGIGYGMLIICFLVSIYYQVILAYTIFYLFSSLTSVLPWASCGHGWNTDNCTSERLKDNTTFNLTTLLNPKPPSEEYFYNHVLGISSGVHDLGDVKWKLALCLLAAWVITFLCLIKGIKTSGKVVYLTSTFPYLVLFILFIRGVTLDGAVNGIIFYMKPDIVKLAKPQVWQDAATQIFFSLGVAFGSLHTLSSYNKWKNNCYRDALIVSVINCLTSIFAGFVIFSVLGFMAKQAGVSVEDIVTSGPGLAFVAYPEAIARMPISPLWSILFFTMLFMLGLGSQFCQFETVNTGLADELEKYNKKFRKYKWCITLTMSIICFLLGLPLVCEGGMYLVNLMNDFSGGLSLVFIGMFETIVITWFYGVDKYLDNIEAMLGFRLNIYWKACWKYISPVFLLVVIIFSLVMYEPSKYGSHYTYPSWAEAMGWMMTVVSLVPIIVYAIWFIWKQDAATIKEKLRMASRPAVDFGPVLNHHRKEAGFPPLPSRSQNAHGTLDETNNTFV, from the exons AATGCTCTCGATGGTGGAGCATCTCCAGATCCTCTGATCGAGAAACCGAACCTCAAGAACGGTCCTGATGGAAAGTATGTGAGTTTGAATGACGTATCAGCCGGTCAAGACATCGAGCCATATGACAACGAAGATGACCAAGCTCGAGGGAAATGGGGAAGTAAGGTTGACTTTCTCCTCTCCTGTGTGAGCTATGCTGTTGGTATTGGAAATGTCTGGAGGTTTCCTTTCCTTTGCTTCAAAAATGGAGGTG GTGCTTTCTTGATTCCTTACATCCTGATGTTGGTCCTGGCTGGCCTTCCATTGTTCCTCCTTGAGATGAGCTTTGGTCAGTTCACTAGTGTGGGATGTCTTGGAATCTGGAAGATCTGCCCCATGTTCAAAG GTATTGGTTACGGAATGTTGATCATCTGTTTCTTGGTATCGATCTACTACCAAGTGATCCTGGCCTACACCATCTTCTATCTCTTCTCCTCCTTGACGTCTGTCCTACCGTGGGCAAGCTGCGGACATGGTTGGAACACAGATAACTGTACCAGTGAGAGATTAAAGGATAACACAACTTTCAACCTCACAACCCTGCTAAACCCAAAACCTCCCAGTGAGGAATATTTCTA CAACCATGTATTGGGTATCAGTAGTGGTGTTCATGATCTTGGTGATGTCAAGTGGAAGCTTGCTCTCTGTCTGTTGGCTGCATGGGTCATCACGTTCCTCTGTCTCATTAAGGGTATCAAGACCTCAGGAAAG GTGGTATACCTAACAAGTACCTTTCCCTACCTTGTCCTCTTCATTCTCTTTATCCGTGGAGTCACCCTTGATGGCGCTGTTAATGGAATCATATTTTACATGAAGCCAGACATCGTCAAACTTGCAAAGCCACAG GTTTGGCAAGATGCAGCAACAcaaatcttcttttctttagGTGTGGCTTTCGGTTCTCTTCATACTCTATCAAGTTATaacaaatggaaaaataattgttacaG GGATGCTTTAATAGTATCTGTCATCAATTGCTTAACCAGTATTTTTGCTGGttttgtaatattttcagtACTTGGTTTTATGGCCAAACAAGCAGGTGTTTCAGTTGAAGACATAGTTACTTCAG GTCCTGGTCTTGCATTTGTAGCCTACCCAGAGGCCATTGCTAGGATGCCCATTTCACCTCTTTGGTCTATTCTTTTCTTCACTATGCTTTTCATGTTGGGACTCGGAAGTCag TTCTGCCAGTTTGAGACTGTAAACACAGGGTTGGCCGATGAGcttgaaaaatacaacaaaaaatttagaaaGTACAAGTGGTGTATAACTCTTACAATGTCAATCATATGCTTCCTTCTTGGTTTACCATTAGTTTGTGAG GGAGGGATGTACCTTGTTAATCTGATGAATGATTTCTCAGGAGGTCTCTCACTCGTCTTCATTGGAATGTTTGAGACTATCGTCATCACTTGGTTCTATG GTGTAGACAAATATCTTGATAATATTGAAGCTATGCTTGGATTCCGTCTTAATATTTACTGGAAGGCCTGCTGGAAATACATCTCCCCTGTTTTCTTATTA GTGGTGATAATCTTTTCATTGGTAATGTACGAGCCCAGTAAATATGGCTCTCATTACACCTATCCTAGCTGGGCTGAAGCTATGGGATGGATGATGACAGTGGTTTCATTGGTTCCTATCATCGTCTATGCTATCTGGTTCATCTGGAAACAAGATGCAGCCACTATCAAGGAG AAATTACGAATGGCATCTCGTCCTGCCGTTGACTTTGGGCCCGTTCTCAATCATCATCGCAAAGAAGCCGGTTTCCCACCTCTGCCAAGCCGCTCTCAGAACGCCCACGGCACGCTCGATGAAACCAACAATACATTCGTCTGA
- the LOC121408800 gene encoding sodium- and chloride-dependent glycine transporter 1-like isoform X1, whose translation MNYQEEVHPSGELEISGEMNALDGGASPDPLIEKPNLKNGPDGKYVSLNDVSAGQDIEPYDNEDDQARGKWGSKVDFLLSCVSYAVGIGNVWRFPFLCFKNGGGAFLIPYILMLVLAGLPLFLLEMSFGQFTSVGCLGIWKICPMFKGIGYGMLIICFLVSIYYQVILAYTIFYLFSSLTSVLPWASCGHGWNTDNCTSERLKDNTTFNLTTLLNPKPPSEEYFYNHVLGISSGVHDLGDVKWKLALCLLAAWVITFLCLIKGIKTSGKVVYLTSTFPYLVLFILFIRGVTLDGAVNGIIFYMKPDIVKLAKPQVWQDAATQIFFSLGVAFGSLHTLSSYNKWKNNCYRDALIVSVINCLTSIFAGFVIFSVLGFMAKQAGVSVEDIVTSGPGLAFVAYPEAIARMPISPLWSILFFTMLFMLGLGSQFCQFETVNTGLADELEKYNKKFRKYKWCITLTMSIICFLLGLPLVCEGGMYLVNLMNDFSGGLSLVFIGMFETIVITWFYGVDKYLDNIEAMLGFRLNIYWKACWKYISPVFLLVVIIFSLVMYEPSKYGSHYTYPSWAEAMGWMMTVVSLVPIIVYAIWFIWKQDAATIKEKLRMASRPAVDFGPVLNHHRKEAGFPPLPSRSQNAHGTLDETNNTFV comes from the exons AATGCTCTCGATGGTGGAGCATCTCCAGATCCTCTGATCGAGAAACCGAACCTCAAGAACGGTCCTGATGGAAAGTATGTGAGTTTGAATGACGTATCAGCCGGTCAAGACATCGAGCCATATGACAACGAAGATGACCAAGCTCGAGGGAAATGGGGAAGTAAGGTTGACTTTCTCCTCTCCTGTGTGAGCTATGCTGTTGGTATTGGAAATGTCTGGAGGTTTCCTTTCCTTTGCTTCAAAAATGGAGGTG GTGCTTTCTTGATTCCTTACATCCTGATGTTGGTCCTGGCTGGCCTTCCATTGTTCCTCCTTGAGATGAGCTTTGGTCAGTTCACTAGTGTGGGATGTCTTGGAATCTGGAAGATCTGCCCCATGTTCAAAG GTATTGGTTACGGAATGTTGATCATCTGTTTCTTGGTATCGATCTACTACCAAGTGATCCTGGCCTACACCATCTTCTATCTCTTCTCCTCCTTGACGTCTGTCCTACCGTGGGCAAGCTGCGGACATGGTTGGAACACAGATAACTGTACCAGTGAGAGATTAAAGGATAACACAACTTTCAACCTCACAACCCTGCTAAACCCAAAACCTCCCAGTGAGGAATATTTCTA CAACCATGTATTGGGTATCAGTAGTGGTGTTCATGATCTTGGTGATGTCAAGTGGAAGCTTGCTCTCTGTCTGTTGGCTGCATGGGTCATCACGTTCCTCTGTCTCATTAAGGGTATCAAGACCTCAGGAAAG GTGGTATACCTAACAAGTACCTTTCCCTACCTTGTCCTCTTCATTCTCTTTATCCGTGGAGTCACCCTTGATGGCGCTGTTAATGGAATCATATTTTACATGAAGCCAGACATCGTCAAACTTGCAAAGCCACAG GTTTGGCAAGATGCAGCAACAcaaatcttcttttctttagGTGTGGCTTTCGGTTCTCTTCATACTCTATCAAGTTATaacaaatggaaaaataattgttacaG GGATGCTTTAATAGTATCTGTCATCAATTGCTTAACCAGTATTTTTGCTGGttttgtaatattttcagtACTTGGTTTTATGGCCAAACAAGCAGGTGTTTCAGTTGAAGACATAGTTACTTCAG GTCCTGGTCTTGCATTTGTAGCCTACCCAGAGGCCATTGCTAGGATGCCCATTTCACCTCTTTGGTCTATTCTTTTCTTCACTATGCTTTTCATGTTGGGACTCGGAAGTCag TTCTGCCAGTTTGAGACTGTAAACACAGGGTTGGCCGATGAGcttgaaaaatacaacaaaaaatttagaaaGTACAAGTGGTGTATAACTCTTACAATGTCAATCATATGCTTCCTTCTTGGTTTACCATTAGTTTGTGAG GGAGGGATGTACCTTGTTAATCTGATGAATGATTTCTCAGGAGGTCTCTCACTCGTCTTCATTGGAATGTTTGAGACTATCGTCATCACTTGGTTCTATG GTGTAGACAAATATCTTGATAATATTGAAGCTATGCTTGGATTCCGTCTTAATATTTACTGGAAGGCCTGCTGGAAATACATCTCCCCTGTTTTCTTATTA GTGGTGATAATCTTTTCATTGGTAATGTACGAGCCCAGTAAATATGGCTCTCATTACACCTATCCTAGCTGGGCTGAAGCTATGGGATGGATGATGACAGTGGTTTCATTGGTTCCTATCATCGTCTATGCTATCTGGTTCATCTGGAAACAAGATGCAGCCACTATCAAGGAG AAATTACGAATGGCATCTCGTCCTGCCGTTGACTTTGGGCCCGTTCTCAATCATCATCGCAAAGAAGCCGGTTTCCCACCTCTGCCAAGCCGCTCTCAGAACGCCCACGGCACGCTCGATGAAACCAACAATACATTCGTCTGA
- the LOC121408822 gene encoding histone H4 has product MSGRGKGGKGLGKGGAKRHRKVLRDNIQGITKPAIRRLARRGGVKRISGLIYEETRGVLKVFLENVIRDAVTYCEHAKRKTVTAMDVVYALKRQGRTLYGFGG; this is encoded by the coding sequence ATGTCTGGACGTGGTAAAGGAGGAAAGGGACTCGGAAAGGGAGGCGCCAAGCGTCATCGCAAGGTCTTGCGTGATAACATCCAAGGAATCACCAAGCCAGCCATCCGTCGTCTTGCCCGCCGTGGTGGTGTCAAGCGTATCAGCGGTCTCATCTACGAAGAGACCCGTGGTGTCCTCAAGGTTTTCCTTGAGAATGTCATCCGTGATGCCGTCACCTACTGCGAGCACGCCAAGAGGAAGACCGTCACCGCCATGGACGTCGTCTACGCCCTGAAGAGGCAGGGACGTACCCTCTACGGATTCGGAGGTTAA
- the LOC121408812 gene encoding histone H3, embryonic codes for MARTKQTARKSTGGKAPRKQLATKAARKSAPATGGVKKPHRYRPGTVALREIRRYQKSTELLIRKLPFQRLVREIAQDFKTELRFQSSAVMALQEASEAYLVGLFEDTNLCAIHAKRVTIMPKDIQLARRIRGERA; via the coding sequence ATGGCCCGTACCAAGCAGACCGCTCGCAAATCTACCGGAGGAAAGGCTCCACGCAAGCAGCTCGCCACCAAGGCAGCTCGCAAATCTGCCCCAGCCACTGGCGGAGTCAAGAAGCCCCATCGTTACAGGCCTGGAACCGTCGCTCTCCGTGAGATCCGTCGTTACCAGAAGAGCACCGAGCTTCTCATCCGCAAGCTCCCCTTCCAGCGTCTGGTCCGTGAGATCGCTCAGGACTTCAAGACCGAGCTCCGCTTCCAGAGCTCCGCCGTCATGGCTCTCCAGGAGGCTAGCGAAGCTTACTTGGTCGGTCTTTTCGAGGACACCAACCTTTGCGCCATCCACGCAAAGCGTGTCACCATCATGCCAAAGGACATCCAGCTTGCCCGCCGTATCCGTGGCGAGCGTGCTTAA